Proteins from a genomic interval of Nitrospina gracilis Nb-211:
- a CDS encoding helix-turn-helix domain-containing protein, translating into MPEKKHKGTAKHLGSRLRQWRKTIPMKSYELAKLIKISQGSLSDIENEKSLPSADTIAKLYQFSNLNIVWLLTGKGPMTRDESASTQEEGMVNSMLEQYGEDQKLREVIEKVVRIYKKGGLEKRAHLIGFVNGADPGE; encoded by the coding sequence ATGCCTGAAAAAAAACATAAAGGAACCGCCAAGCATCTGGGATCACGCCTGCGTCAGTGGCGAAAGACGATCCCGATGAAATCTTATGAGTTGGCAAAACTCATCAAGATCTCCCAGGGCTCGTTATCCGATATCGAAAACGAGAAATCCCTGCCGTCCGCTGACACCATTGCCAAGCTGTACCAGTTCTCCAATCTCAACATTGTCTGGCTGCTGACTGGGAAAGGCCCCATGACTCGCGACGAGTCGGCTTCCACGCAGGAAGAAGGAATGGTCAACTCCATGCTGGAGCAGTATGGGGAAGATCAGAAACTGCGGGAAGTGATTGAGAAGGTCGTCCGCATTTACAAAAAAGGAGGCTTGGAAAAGCGGGCGCACCTGATTGGTTTTGTCAATGGAGCGGATCCGGGCGAATGA
- a CDS encoding alpha-amylase/4-alpha-glucanotransferase domain-containing protein: MRKLKLLFGVHNHQPVGNFDHVFEELFEKSYRPYFDVLEPFESLRTAAHFTGPLLEWMQKHRPDFFKRLRDLVRAGRLEMMSGGFYEPILSSLPEEDAVGQIRMMNEFLEAEFGQPPRGLWLAERIWSPTLPGLLSQAGIEYTVLDDTHFYYAGLETNQISGHYITENQGHALKVFPISKTLRYSIPFDLPEKTLEHLKRFRDESGFDAVTYADDGEKFGGWPETYEWVYEKGYLKNLFAALEANRDWLETVTFSDYIQSTPPVGRVYLPMASYDEMMEWALPHRAASRFEDFKEQLKERGLLEEDGYRTFLRGGQWDNFLTKYEESNLMHKKMLYVSRKVHRLTLEQQKESGALRELYRGQCNCAQWHGLFGGLYLNYLRHALYNHLIAAENIADALLGGNDRGLQVEVLDYNHDGHEEVIVSNPLMTAGIVPAYGGAVFELDCRPVCFNLSNVLKRREEAYHRQLEKADAPHTVGEGQPASIHDRVRAKEPGLRDRLFYDANERYSFMERFLPPGTTLTDMKSSRYRELGDFTGQPYEVMRRPDAAAGAPFELELRREGTVAGDAGAHPVRVNKQYAFDPDRGGMTVSVTVTNTGDRALNMLWAEEFNFTLLAGDAPDRYYLSPGFGSERPRMNSEGELSGVKRFGLCDEAFGFSLMLESEPEGAWWWYPAETISQSEEGFERTYQGSCLLNVRLLRLNAGEVCGATWNLTLSVAGEETFQAKGS; this comes from the coding sequence ATGCGAAAGCTGAAACTGCTGTTCGGCGTGCACAATCACCAGCCCGTCGGCAACTTCGATCACGTGTTCGAGGAGTTGTTCGAAAAAAGCTACCGGCCATATTTCGATGTGCTGGAGCCGTTCGAAAGCCTGCGCACCGCGGCGCACTTCACCGGCCCGCTTCTGGAATGGATGCAAAAGCACCGCCCGGATTTTTTCAAGCGTCTGCGGGATCTGGTGCGGGCCGGACGGCTGGAGATGATGAGCGGCGGCTTTTACGAACCCATCCTGTCCAGCCTGCCGGAGGAAGACGCCGTCGGCCAGATCCGCATGATGAACGAGTTTCTCGAAGCCGAATTCGGCCAGCCGCCGCGCGGCCTGTGGCTGGCGGAGCGCATCTGGTCGCCCACGCTTCCCGGCCTGCTGTCGCAGGCGGGCATCGAGTACACGGTGCTCGACGACACTCATTTTTATTACGCCGGATTGGAGACGAACCAGATCTCCGGCCACTACATCACCGAAAACCAGGGCCACGCGCTCAAGGTGTTTCCCATCAGCAAAACCCTGCGCTACTCGATTCCGTTCGACCTGCCGGAGAAAACCCTCGAGCATCTGAAACGCTTCCGCGATGAGAGCGGCTTCGACGCCGTCACCTACGCCGACGATGGCGAAAAATTCGGCGGCTGGCCGGAAACGTATGAGTGGGTGTATGAGAAAGGGTATCTCAAAAACCTGTTTGCCGCGTTGGAGGCGAACCGCGACTGGCTGGAGACGGTGACCTTCAGCGACTACATCCAGAGCACGCCGCCGGTGGGACGGGTGTACCTGCCGATGGCGTCGTATGACGAGATGATGGAGTGGGCCCTGCCACACCGCGCCGCCTCGCGCTTTGAGGATTTCAAGGAGCAACTTAAGGAGCGCGGCCTGCTGGAGGAAGACGGTTATCGCACATTTCTGCGCGGCGGGCAGTGGGACAACTTCCTCACCAAGTACGAGGAAAGCAACCTCATGCACAAAAAAATGCTGTACGTGAGCAGGAAAGTGCACCGCCTGACGCTCGAACAGCAGAAGGAAAGCGGCGCCCTGCGCGAATTGTACCGCGGCCAGTGCAACTGCGCCCAGTGGCACGGCTTGTTCGGCGGGCTGTATCTGAATTATCTGCGGCACGCCTTGTACAACCACCTCATCGCCGCGGAAAATATCGCCGACGCCTTGCTCGGCGGCAACGACCGCGGGCTTCAGGTTGAGGTGCTCGATTACAATCACGACGGGCACGAGGAGGTGATCGTGTCCAATCCCCTGATGACCGCGGGCATCGTCCCGGCCTACGGCGGCGCGGTGTTCGAGCTGGACTGCCGTCCGGTGTGCTTCAACCTCAGCAATGTGCTCAAGCGTCGCGAGGAGGCCTACCACCGCCAGTTGGAAAAAGCCGATGCGCCACACACCGTGGGGGAGGGGCAACCCGCGTCCATCCATGACCGGGTGCGCGCTAAAGAACCGGGCCTCCGGGACCGGTTGTTTTACGATGCCAACGAGCGGTATTCGTTCATGGAACGCTTTCTTCCCCCAGGCACCACGCTCACGGACATGAAGTCCAGCCGCTACCGCGAATTGGGTGATTTCACCGGACAGCCGTATGAAGTGATGCGGCGACCGGACGCGGCGGCGGGTGCGCCATTTGAACTGGAATTGAGACGGGAAGGCACGGTGGCGGGTGATGCCGGGGCCCACCCGGTGAGGGTGAACAAGCAATACGCTTTTGACCCGGACCGGGGGGGAATGACGGTTTCCGTGACCGTCACCAACACGGGCGATCGCGCGCTGAACATGCTGTGGGCGGAAGAGTTCAACTTCACCCTGTTGGCGGGCGATGCGCCGGACCGCTATTATCTGTCTCCCGGATTCGGTTCCGAACGGCCGCGCATGAACAGTGAGGGGGAACTGAGCGGAGTGAAACGTTTCGGCCTGTGCGACGAGGCATTCGGTTTTTCGTTGATGCTGGAATCCGAACCGGAAGGAGCCTGGTGGTGGTATCCGGCCGAGACCATCTCGCAATCGGAAGAAGGATTCGAGCGCACTTATCAGGGCTCCTGCCTGCTGAATGTACGTCTTCTACGATTGAATGCGGGGGAGGTTTGCGGTGCGACGTGGAATTTGACGTTGTCCGTGGCGGGTGAAGAAACGTTTCAAGCAAAAGGAAGCTAG
- a CDS encoding ABC transporter ATP-binding protein: MKEFSKILHYAKPYTRNIALAFLCLALTSVITLILPLIVRNMINAVVVQNNVEALNSLTFDLVLIITLQMAFGVTTNYILGFVGNRITADFRMEFFAHIQKLSLSFFHSRRVGEILSRMGNDITVIQKALVTIPVAVLRQTITLIGGLAIIVYLNWKLTGLILLILPPLMLFARVFGKRLKDLSAQVQDRLAKATVVLEEMVSSIKVVKSYTREPYEQKRFEEGIEDAFDAEVKKVKISAAFGPFILFLTFLASTALVWYGGRQVMLGTTTPGELAAFFLYAIIIAGPIGTFVRLYTQVQEALGAIRRVYEIMDLKPVVQQPEHPVVLDRIDGRIEFDHVTFGYSPERPVIEDVSLHIQPGERVALVGPSGAGKSTLIQLLHRFFDVDQGAIRVDGHDVRQLDLTAYLKQVALVPQETHLFGGTVRENILYGKLDATEEELHRAAKTANAEAFIRDLEKGYDTIVGEKGVKLSGGERQRVAIARAMLKDPRILVLDEATSSLDTQSEHLISEALEELMKGRTTFIIAHRLSTVHNADKIVVMEKGRVVEVGTHTELMAREGLYHHLYTLRLFDDAPLTLEEEG; this comes from the coding sequence ATGAAAGAATTTTCCAAAATCCTGCATTACGCCAAGCCGTACACCAGAAACATCGCGCTGGCCTTTTTGTGCCTGGCGTTGACGTCCGTCATCACCCTGATCCTGCCGCTCATCGTGCGCAACATGATCAACGCCGTGGTGGTGCAGAACAACGTGGAGGCGCTCAACAGCCTGACGTTCGATCTCGTTCTCATCATCACCCTCCAGATGGCGTTCGGCGTGACCACCAACTACATCCTCGGCTTCGTCGGCAACCGCATCACCGCCGATTTCCGCATGGAGTTCTTCGCGCACATCCAGAAACTGTCGCTGTCGTTTTTTCATTCGCGGCGTGTGGGTGAAATTCTTTCGCGCATGGGCAATGACATCACCGTCATTCAAAAGGCGCTGGTCACCATTCCCGTCGCCGTGCTCCGGCAGACCATCACCCTGATCGGCGGGCTGGCCATCATCGTGTACCTGAACTGGAAGCTGACCGGACTCATCCTGCTCATCCTGCCGCCGCTGATGCTGTTCGCGCGGGTGTTCGGCAAGCGCTTGAAGGACCTGTCGGCGCAGGTGCAGGATCGACTGGCCAAAGCGACGGTGGTGCTGGAGGAGATGGTCTCGTCCATCAAGGTGGTCAAGTCTTACACGCGCGAGCCCTACGAGCAGAAGCGATTTGAAGAAGGCATCGAGGACGCCTTCGACGCGGAGGTGAAGAAAGTAAAAATTTCCGCGGCATTCGGTCCGTTCATCCTGTTCCTCACGTTTTTGGCCTCGACGGCATTGGTGTGGTACGGCGGCCGGCAGGTGATGCTGGGAACCACCACGCCGGGCGAACTGGCGGCGTTCTTTCTTTATGCCATCATCATCGCCGGACCCATCGGCACCTTCGTTCGGCTCTATACGCAGGTCCAGGAAGCGCTGGGCGCCATCCGCCGGGTGTACGAGATCATGGACCTGAAACCGGTCGTTCAACAACCGGAACACCCGGTGGTGCTGGACCGCATCGACGGCCGCATCGAATTCGATCACGTCACCTTTGGGTATTCGCCGGAGCGGCCGGTGATCGAGGACGTGAGCCTGCACATCCAGCCCGGCGAGCGCGTGGCGCTGGTGGGGCCGAGCGGCGCGGGCAAGTCCACCCTCATCCAGCTTCTGCACCGCTTCTTCGACGTCGATCAGGGCGCCATCCGCGTGGACGGACACGACGTGCGCCAACTGGATCTCACGGCGTATCTGAAGCAGGTGGCGCTGGTGCCGCAGGAGACGCACCTGTTCGGCGGCACCGTGCGCGAGAACATCCTGTACGGCAAACTGGATGCGACGGAAGAAGAACTGCATCGCGCCGCGAAAACCGCCAACGCGGAAGCCTTCATCCGCGATCTGGAAAAGGGTTACGACACCATCGTCGGTGAAAAGGGCGTGAAGCTCTCCGGCGGCGAACGCCAGCGCGTGGCCATCGCCCGCGCCATGCTGAAAGACCCGCGCATCCTGGTGCTGGACGAGGCGACCTCGTCGCTCGACACCCAGTCGGAGCACCTCATCAGCGAGGCGCTTGAGGAGTTGATGAAAGGCAGAACGACGTTCATCATCGCCCATCGGCTGAGCACCGTGCACAATGCCGACAAGATCGTGGTCATGGAAAAGGGCCGCGTGGTGGAGGTCGGCACGCACACCGAGTTGATGGCCAGGGAAGGTTTGTACCACCACCTCTACACCCTGCGCCTGTTCGACGATGCGCCGTTGACGTTGGAAGAAGAAGGCTGA
- a CDS encoding flagellar protein FlaG: MPAEVNPTVLSNLVPAGTAPKATGKPPAAAPPTPRVDAGNQKFGGDRVSLSARGLRASGPDRTGPEPGNPVAPKKTVRDVTEDHRLVVKFVDPESDEVVRQVPSEDLLRLKRAMSEIVEENREDG, translated from the coding sequence ATGCCTGCAGAAGTGAACCCAACCGTGCTTTCCAACCTGGTACCGGCAGGAACCGCACCCAAAGCCACGGGCAAGCCCCCGGCTGCGGCGCCGCCCACCCCTCGGGTGGACGCCGGCAACCAGAAGTTCGGTGGCGACAGGGTATCGCTTTCCGCGCGTGGCCTGCGGGCTTCCGGTCCCGATCGAACCGGTCCGGAACCCGGCAACCCGGTTGCTCCGAAGAAAACGGTGCGCGACGTGACGGAAGACCATCGGCTGGTGGTCAAGTTCGTGGATCCGGAAAGCGATGAAGTGGTCCGGCAGGTTCCCTCCGAGGACCTGCTCCGCCTGAAACGCGCGATGAGCGAGATCGTCGAGGAAAACCGCGAGGACGGCTGA
- a CDS encoding thiamine pyrophosphate-dependent enzyme, with product MKGIEVYRELAPLLKDEPVVCANGYISREFFNVDDRKGNFYMIGSMGLASSIGLGVAMARPDRKTIILDGDGNVLMAMGTLAMIAAAQPKNLLHICIDNEVYESTGKQRSLSNTIRLEEVAKSSGYTQVLRVTKKEELKPAYEKLHAAEGPTFLLVKVEPGFDPNTGRVTHTPEEIKNRFMEAVAG from the coding sequence ATGAAAGGCATTGAGGTTTACCGGGAACTGGCGCCGTTGTTGAAAGACGAACCCGTGGTGTGCGCCAACGGCTACATCAGCCGCGAGTTTTTCAACGTGGACGACCGCAAGGGCAATTTCTACATGATCGGGTCGATGGGCCTGGCGTCGTCCATCGGACTCGGCGTGGCCATGGCGCGCCCGGACAGGAAGACCATCATCCTCGACGGCGACGGCAACGTGCTGATGGCGATGGGCACGCTGGCAATGATCGCCGCCGCCCAACCGAAAAACCTCCTGCACATCTGCATCGACAACGAGGTGTACGAGTCCACCGGCAAGCAGCGGTCGCTGTCCAATACGATCCGGTTGGAAGAGGTCGCGAAGAGTTCCGGTTACACGCAGGTCCTGCGCGTGACGAAAAAGGAAGAGTTGAAGCCCGCCTACGAAAAACTGCACGCCGCCGAAGGCCCCACGTTTCTTTTGGTGAAGGTGGAGCCGGGATTCGATCCCAATACCGGCCGGGTGACGCACACTCCGGAAGAAATAAAAAACCGGTTCATGGAAGCGGTCGCCGGGTAG
- a CDS encoding thiamine pyrophosphate-binding protein encodes MSRGSRLSIASPRPITLPKSTLNMLASDSFIEKLRERGYDFFTGVPCSLLSGLISALEAREDVSYFPSVREDAAVGLCAGAFMAGKKPVLLMQNSGLGYSLNAFTSLNLIYNLPVLVIMSWRGCGGKDAPEHIIMGDVNEKLLDTAGMMHDVISEDNVDALLTQAEDAWAKHLPYTLLVKKGMFDERH; translated from the coding sequence GTGAGCCGCGGCTCCCGTTTGTCGATCGCCTCTCCACGCCCCATCACTCTCCCTAAGAGCACACTCAACATGCTGGCATCCGATTCCTTTATTGAAAAGTTAAGAGAGCGCGGGTACGACTTCTTTACCGGGGTTCCGTGCTCGTTGTTGTCCGGTCTGATCTCCGCCCTGGAAGCGCGCGAGGACGTGTCGTACTTCCCCTCGGTGCGGGAAGACGCGGCGGTGGGCCTGTGCGCGGGCGCGTTCATGGCGGGCAAGAAACCGGTGCTTCTCATGCAGAATTCCGGCCTCGGTTACAGTCTCAACGCCTTCACCTCGCTCAACCTCATCTACAACCTGCCGGTGCTGGTGATCATGAGTTGGCGCGGGTGCGGCGGCAAGGACGCGCCGGAGCACATCATCATGGGTGACGTGAATGAGAAACTGCTGGACACGGCGGGGATGATGCACGACGTGATCAGCGAGGACAACGTCGATGCCCTGCTGACGCAGGCGGAAGACGCCTGGGCCAAGCACCTGCCCTACACCCTGCTGGTCAAGAAAGGCATGTTCGATGAAAGGCATTGA
- a CDS encoding NAD-dependent epimerase/dehydratase family protein, producing the protein MKIAMTGITGMVGSHLINKLHGKKSAEEDPKFGPANFDVRALIREGSVVEHLKPFEEVDYVIGGLEDKESLNKLVEGRDVVIHLAHFPGPVQTADQLVNVNVSGSFDLLEAARRAKVKQFIFLSACNVFGQILPTVNEQNPLDETHPVQPGTLYGSIKSAIESFCFFFQKSRYFDVTIFRPVLIYGVRPEIQKSEWFNTVDFLATNYNVDVKGSTKYVSVDSVIQGIVNSLGNKDCAGKVIHLVDDHIHNMELAKMIAEAIDSFGEVEGTMGENGVPMSNKLARDLGVTFRGRDGVLDYIKKIHELQMTYGGERKIENW; encoded by the coding sequence ATGAAAATCGCAATGACCGGGATCACCGGTATGGTCGGGTCCCACCTGATCAATAAACTCCACGGCAAAAAGTCCGCTGAGGAAGACCCGAAATTCGGCCCGGCCAATTTCGACGTGCGCGCCCTCATCCGCGAGGGCAGTGTGGTGGAACACCTCAAGCCGTTTGAAGAGGTCGATTACGTCATCGGCGGCCTGGAGGACAAGGAGTCGCTGAACAAGCTGGTGGAAGGCCGCGATGTGGTCATCCATCTCGCGCATTTTCCCGGTCCAGTGCAGACCGCCGACCAACTGGTGAACGTGAATGTCAGCGGTTCGTTCGATCTGCTGGAAGCGGCGCGGCGCGCCAAGGTGAAGCAGTTCATCTTTCTGAGCGCGTGCAACGTGTTCGGGCAAATCCTGCCGACGGTCAACGAACAGAATCCGCTGGACGAAACGCATCCCGTTCAACCCGGCACGCTGTACGGATCCATCAAGTCGGCGATCGAATCGTTCTGTTTCTTTTTTCAGAAGAGCCGCTATTTCGATGTCACCATTTTCCGCCCGGTGCTCATCTACGGCGTGCGGCCGGAGATCCAGAAGTCGGAGTGGTTCAACACCGTCGATTTCCTCGCCACCAATTACAACGTGGACGTGAAGGGAAGCACCAAGTACGTGTCCGTCGATTCCGTGATTCAGGGCATCGTCAACAGCCTCGGCAACAAGGACTGCGCGGGCAAGGTGATCCATCTGGTGGACGACCACATCCACAACATGGAACTGGCGAAGATGATCGCGGAAGCCATCGACTCATTCGGCGAAGTTGAGGGCACCATGGGCGAGAACGGCGTGCCCATGTCCAATAAGCTGGCCCGCGACCTGGGCGTTACCTTCCGCGGCAGGGACGGTGTGCTCGATTACATCAAGAAGATTCACGAACTGCAGATGACTTACGGAGGCGAGCGCAAGATCGAGAACTGGTGA